A single genomic interval of Spinacia oleracea cultivar Varoflay chromosome 6, BTI_SOV_V1, whole genome shotgun sequence harbors:
- the LOC110791745 gene encoding putative E3 ubiquitin-protein ligase RING1a translates to MPAQKRSAEEKYSDEDPPHNAAVNHEGDEAEEDVDEPVEGEEQNDVVAADDDEQQQEDAEKDEDKHGGGAVPDRTLECTSDDDDVNDDEFIVVKLSDIRKEVQCPICLGIIRKTRTVMECLHRFCRECIDKSMRMGNNECPACRLHCASRRSLRDDPNYDALIAAIYPDIDQYEEEDLAFQEEEIVRNKQIQAAIAQTFRRQTEALGRKRRRSSGNYRRRRNYRSEDDDDANGHDGGKDSSSAEERCTEPKPKRPKRWRVPPSPAAASVCGDGGGDENDQEVQREAVVAPPAFVGTSEILAWGKGGLRSSTRYGSGNGGNVKHSRSRFARLTDYFRTWDQNESELDIQVVLVSLDEQKEPSLQHSYLCGKPALSVGQLCQFIAVQTSLPPDKVEILGAKGICCSKLSSLSTMQVQTPSSTAFEACKDELQVLDSEETLAGLKAASNFTRGHLMLAYRQKLSI, encoded by the exons ATGCCAGCGCAGAAACGTTCGGCGGAGGAGAAGTACTCCGACGAGGATCCTCCTCACAACGCTGCCGTAAATCACGAAGGAGACGAGGCGGAGGAAGACGTAGACGAGCCCGTTGAAGGTGAAGAACAAAACGATGTTGTTGCCGCTGATGATGATGAACAACAACAAGAAGATGCAGAAAAGGATGAAGATAAACATGGCGGCGGCGCAG TGCCCGATCGAACTTTAGAGTGTACCAGTGATGATGATGACGTCAATGATGATGA ATTCATCGTAGTTAAACTGTCCGATATTCGCAAGGAAGTGCAATGTCCAATTTGTCTTG GGATCATCCGGAAGACAAGAACAGTTATGGAATGTCTTCATCGCTTCTGCAGAGAGTGCATTGACAAATCAATGCGGATGGG GAACAATGAATGCCCTGCGTGCCGCTTACATTGTGCTAGTCGTCGGTCTTTAAGAGATGATCCCAATTATGATGCACTGATTGCGGCGATATATCCAGATATTGATCAATATGAAGAAGAG GATTTGGCTTTTCAGGAAGAGGAAATAGTTCGAAACAAACAG ATTCAAGCTGCAATTGCCCAAACTTTTCGTCGACAGACAGAGGCGCTTGGCCGTAAAAGAAGAAGATCGTCGGGTAACTATCGAAGAAGAAGAAACTATCGctctgaagatgatgatgatgctaaTGGTCATGATGGTGGTAAAGATTCATCTTCTGCAGAAGAACGTTGCACAGAGCCTAAACCTAAAAGACCCAAGAGATGGAGAGTTCCGCCATCACCAGCGGCAGCTTCTGTTTGTGGAGATGGAGGCGGTGATGAAAATGATCAGGAGGTGCAGAGGGAAGCTGTGGTTGCACCACCAGCATTTGTTGGAACCTCAGAAATTCTTGCGTGGGGCAAAGGTGGCTTGAGGAGTAGTACTAGATATGGGAGCGGAAATGGTGGTAATGTCAAGCATTCCCGCAGCCGCTTTGCTAGGTTGACTGATTATTTCCGGACCTGGGACCAAAACGAAAGTGAG TTGGATATTCAGGTGGTGCTTGTTTCTCTTGATGAGCAGAAAGAACCTTCTCTGCAACACTCCTACTTGTGTGGCAAGCCAGCCTTATCCGTGGGACAATTATGCCAA TTTATTGCTGTTCAGACTTCTCTGCCACCTGATAAAGTTGAAATTTTGGGTGCGAAAGGCATATGCTGCTCAAAGTTGAGCTCTTTGTCGACCATGCAAGTCCAAACACCAAGTTCTACCGCATTTGAGGCATGCAAAGATGAGCTGCAAGTGTTGGATTCTGAAGAAACTCTGGCTGGACTTAAAGCCGCAAGCAATTTCACCCGGGGTCACTTG ATGTTGGCTTATCGGCAAAAGTTGTCAATCTAA